A single genomic interval of Streptomyces showdoensis harbors:
- the pgl gene encoding 6-phosphogluconolactonase, which produces MSAPQLVVHRDKELMAQAAAARLITKIVDAQAARGTASVVLTGGRNGNGLLAALRAAPARDAVDWARLDLWWGDERFLPEGDPKRNVTQAREALLDSVPLDPARVHAMPASDGPYGDDVEAAAAAYAAELAAAAGPGDHGGVPTFDVLMLGVGPDTHVASLFPELPAVRETERTVVGVHGAPKPPPTRVSLTLPAIRAAKEVWLLAAGEDKAKAAAIALSGAGEVQAPAAGAYGRSRTLWLLDAAAASELPRALYPPATA; this is translated from the coding sequence GTGAGCGCCCCTCAGCTCGTCGTCCACCGCGACAAGGAGCTGATGGCCCAGGCCGCGGCGGCCCGGCTGATCACGAAGATCGTGGACGCGCAGGCCGCCCGCGGCACCGCCTCGGTGGTGCTCACCGGCGGGCGCAACGGCAACGGCCTGCTCGCGGCGCTGCGTGCGGCGCCCGCGCGGGACGCGGTCGACTGGGCGCGGCTCGACCTGTGGTGGGGCGACGAGCGCTTCCTGCCCGAGGGCGACCCGAAGCGCAACGTCACCCAGGCCCGCGAGGCGCTGCTCGACAGCGTCCCGCTGGACCCGGCCCGGGTGCACGCGATGCCGGCCTCGGACGGCCCGTACGGCGACGACGTGGAGGCCGCGGCCGCGGCGTACGCGGCGGAGCTCGCGGCGGCGGCCGGTCCCGGCGACCACGGCGGGGTGCCCACCTTCGACGTGCTGATGCTGGGCGTCGGCCCGGACACCCACGTGGCCTCGCTCTTCCCGGAGCTCCCGGCGGTCCGCGAGACCGAGCGGACGGTGGTCGGGGTGCACGGCGCGCCCAAGCCGCCGCCGACCCGGGTCTCGCTGACCCTGCCGGCGATCCGCGCCGCCAAGGAGGTCTGGCTGCTCGCGGCCGGCGAGGACAAGGCGAAGGCCGCGGCCATCGCCCTGTCCGGCGCGGGCGAGGTGCAGGCCCCGGCGGCGGGCGCCTACGGCCGCTCGCGGACGCTGTGGCTGCTGGACGCGGCGGCGGCCTCGGAGCTGCCCCGCGCGCTGTACCCCCCGGCCACGGCCTGA
- the opcA gene encoding glucose-6-phosphate dehydrogenase assembly protein OpcA, which translates to MKTDLTDTTSSKINKALVLGRRAIGTPAVGMVLTLVIVTDEENAYDALKAANEASREHPSRTLVVIKRVSRSPRDRAKARLDAEVRLGADASTGETVVLRLYGEVVDHAQSVVLPLLLPDAPVVVWWPVNSPTDPANDPLGALAQRRVTDTYAAEQPIQELTARADAYTPGDTDLSWTRITPWRSMLAAALDQVACEVTSAEVEGEEFNPSVELLAMWLADRLKIPVRRSTSAGPGLTSVRMETSLGPIVLDRPDAALATLSIHGQPDRGVALKRRETAELIAEELRRLDPDDTYASALRFGLERLDEEAATTAPVTVPAEEAPEAEAPAPAAKAAKKAPAKKAAAK; encoded by the coding sequence ATGAAGACCGACCTGACGGACACCACGTCCTCCAAGATCAACAAGGCGCTGGTGCTCGGGCGGCGGGCCATCGGCACCCCGGCCGTCGGCATGGTGCTCACCCTCGTCATCGTCACCGACGAGGAGAACGCCTACGACGCGCTCAAGGCGGCCAACGAGGCGTCCCGCGAGCACCCCTCGCGGACCCTCGTCGTCATCAAGCGGGTCTCGCGCTCCCCGCGGGACCGCGCCAAGGCGCGGCTCGACGCCGAGGTCCGCCTCGGCGCCGACGCCAGCACCGGCGAGACGGTGGTGCTCCGGCTGTACGGCGAGGTCGTCGACCACGCCCAGTCGGTGGTGCTGCCGCTGCTGCTGCCGGACGCGCCCGTCGTCGTCTGGTGGCCGGTGAACTCGCCGACCGACCCGGCGAACGACCCGCTGGGCGCCCTCGCCCAGCGCCGTGTGACCGACACGTACGCCGCCGAGCAGCCCATCCAGGAGCTGACCGCGCGCGCGGACGCGTACACCCCGGGCGACACGGACCTCTCGTGGACCCGGATCACCCCGTGGCGCTCGATGCTGGCCGCCGCGCTCGACCAGGTCGCGTGCGAGGTCACCTCGGCCGAGGTGGAGGGCGAGGAGTTCAACCCGAGCGTCGAGCTGCTCGCCATGTGGCTGGCGGACCGGCTGAAGATCCCGGTGCGGCGCTCGACGTCGGCCGGTCCCGGCCTCACCTCGGTACGGATGGAGACCAGCCTCGGTCCCATCGTGCTCGACCGGCCGGACGCCGCGCTCGCCACGCTCTCCATCCACGGACAGCCGGACCGCGGCGTGGCGCTCAAGCGCCGCGAGACGGCCGAGCTGATCGCGGAGGAGCTGCGCCGCCTCGACCCGGACGACACCTACGCCTCGGCGCTGCGGTTCGGCCTGGAGCGGCTCGACGAGGAGGCGGCGACCACCGCGCCCGTCACCGTCCCCGCCGAGGAGGCCCCCGAAGCCGAGGCTCCGGCCCCGGCGGCCAAGGCCGCGAAGAAGGCCCCGGCCAAGAAGGCGGCGGCCAAGTGA
- the zwf gene encoding glucose-6-phosphate dehydrogenase, with protein MSAVTGANPLRDAADRRLPRIAGPSGLVIFGVTGDLSRKKLMPAVYDLANRGLLPPGFSLIGFARREWQDEDFAQEVHDAVKQHARTPFREEVWQQLIQGMRFVQGDFDDDDAFDQLKTTIEELDKAQGTGGNFAFYLSVPPKFFPLVVRQLKKHGLADQKNGSWRRAVIEKPFGHDLASAKELNEVVHEVFPPDAVFRIDHYLGKETVQNILALRFANTLFEPIWNRSYVDHVQITMAEDIGIGGRAGYYDGIGAARDVIQNHLLQLLALTAMEEPASFDADALAAEKTKVLGAVKLPKDLGKSTVRGQYAAGWQGGEKAVGYLQEDGIDPQSKTDTYAAIKVEIDNRRWAGVPFYLRTGKRLGRRVTEIAVVFQRAPHSPFDQTATEELGQNALVIRVQPDEGVTMRFGSKVPGTQMEVRDVSMDFAYGESFTESSPEAYERLILDVLLGDSNLFPRVEEVELSWKILDPIEQFWDKHGKPAQYQSGTWGPVEADEMLARDGRSWRRP; from the coding sequence TTGAGCGCAGTCACCGGAGCGAACCCGCTCCGTGACGCCGCAGACCGACGGCTCCCGCGCATCGCGGGGCCGTCGGGTCTGGTGATCTTCGGTGTCACGGGCGATCTGTCCCGCAAGAAGCTCATGCCCGCGGTCTACGACCTCGCCAACCGTGGTCTGCTGCCGCCGGGCTTCTCGCTGATCGGCTTCGCCCGTCGCGAGTGGCAGGACGAGGACTTCGCGCAGGAGGTCCACGACGCCGTCAAGCAGCACGCCCGCACGCCGTTCCGCGAGGAGGTGTGGCAGCAGCTGATCCAGGGGATGCGCTTCGTCCAGGGCGACTTCGACGACGACGACGCCTTCGACCAGCTGAAGACCACCATCGAGGAACTGGACAAGGCGCAGGGCACCGGCGGCAACTTCGCCTTCTACCTGTCCGTGCCGCCGAAGTTCTTCCCCCTGGTCGTCCGGCAGCTGAAGAAGCACGGCCTGGCCGACCAGAAGAACGGCTCCTGGCGCCGGGCGGTCATCGAGAAGCCCTTCGGTCACGACCTGGCCTCCGCCAAGGAGCTCAACGAGGTCGTCCACGAGGTCTTCCCGCCCGACGCGGTCTTCCGCATCGACCACTACCTCGGCAAGGAGACCGTCCAGAACATCCTGGCGCTCCGCTTCGCCAACACCCTCTTCGAGCCGATCTGGAACCGGTCGTACGTCGACCACGTGCAGATCACCATGGCCGAGGACATCGGCATCGGCGGCCGGGCCGGCTACTACGACGGCATCGGCGCCGCCCGTGACGTCATCCAGAACCACCTGCTCCAGCTGCTGGCGCTGACCGCGATGGAGGAGCCCGCCTCCTTCGACGCCGACGCGCTCGCCGCGGAGAAGACCAAGGTGCTCGGCGCGGTGAAGCTGCCGAAGGACCTGGGCAAGTCCACCGTGCGCGGCCAGTACGCGGCCGGGTGGCAGGGCGGCGAGAAGGCCGTCGGCTACCTCCAGGAAGACGGCATCGACCCCCAGTCGAAGACCGACACCTACGCGGCCATCAAGGTGGAGATCGACAACCGCCGCTGGGCGGGCGTCCCCTTCTACCTGCGCACCGGCAAGCGCCTGGGCCGCCGGGTCACCGAGATCGCGGTGGTCTTCCAGCGCGCCCCGCACTCCCCCTTCGACCAGACGGCGACGGAGGAGCTCGGCCAGAACGCGCTCGTCATCCGCGTGCAGCCGGACGAGGGCGTCACCATGCGGTTCGGCTCCAAGGTGCCGGGCACGCAGATGGAGGTCCGGGACGTGTCGATGGACTTCGCCTACGGCGAGTCCTTCACCGAGTCCAGCCCCGAGGCCTACGAGCGGCTCATCCTCGACGTCCTGCTCGGCGACTCCAACCTCTTCCCCCGCGTCGAGGAGGTCGAGCTGTCCTGGAAGATCCTCGACCCGATCGAGCAGTTCTGGGACAAGCACGGCAAGCCCGCGCAGTACCAGTCCGGGACCTGGGGTCCGGTCGAGGCGGACGAGATGCTCGCACGAGACGGCAGGAGCTGGCGCCGGCCATGA
- the tal gene encoding transaldolase, protein MTDALKRLSDEGVAIWLDDLSRKRITSGNLAELIDQSHVVGVTTNPSIFQKAITSGDGYEQQLVDLAVRKVTVDEAIRMITTADVRDAADILRPVFDATDGQDGRVSIEVDPRLAHQTAPTIAEAKQLAWLVDRPNTLIKIPATKAGLPAITEVIGLGISVNVTLIFSLERYRAVMDAYLAGLEKARERGLDLSKIHSVASFFVSRVDTEIDKRLDGIGTDEAKALKGKSALANARLAYEAFEEVFSSDRWAALDKAQANKQRPLWASTGVKDPAYKDTLYVDDLVAPGTVNTMPEATLEATADHGQIVGDTIRGTYEDSRQVLAAVAKLGISYDEVVQLLEDEGVDKFEASWNDLLKSTEAELARRAPSEA, encoded by the coding sequence ATGACAGACGCTCTCAAGCGCCTCTCCGACGAAGGCGTCGCGATCTGGCTGGACGACCTCTCGCGCAAGCGGATCACGTCCGGCAACCTGGCCGAGCTCATCGACCAGAGCCACGTGGTCGGTGTGACCACCAACCCGTCCATCTTCCAGAAGGCGATCACCTCGGGCGACGGTTACGAGCAGCAGCTCGTCGACCTGGCCGTCCGCAAGGTGACCGTGGACGAGGCCATCCGCATGATCACGACGGCTGACGTGAGGGACGCCGCCGACATCCTGCGCCCGGTGTTCGACGCGACCGACGGCCAGGACGGCCGGGTCTCCATCGAGGTCGACCCCCGGCTGGCCCACCAGACGGCCCCCACCATCGCCGAGGCCAAGCAGCTGGCCTGGCTGGTGGACCGTCCCAACACCCTCATCAAGATCCCGGCCACCAAGGCGGGTCTGCCGGCGATCACCGAGGTCATCGGCCTCGGCATCAGCGTCAACGTGACGCTGATCTTCTCGCTGGAGCGCTACCGCGCGGTCATGGACGCCTACCTGGCGGGTCTGGAGAAGGCCCGCGAGCGCGGCCTGGACCTCTCGAAGATCCACTCCGTGGCGTCCTTCTTCGTGTCCCGCGTGGACACCGAGATCGACAAGCGCCTCGACGGCATCGGCACGGACGAGGCCAAGGCCCTCAAGGGCAAGTCCGCCCTGGCCAACGCGCGTCTCGCCTACGAGGCGTTCGAGGAGGTCTTCTCCTCCGACCGCTGGGCCGCCCTCGACAAGGCGCAGGCCAACAAGCAGCGTCCGCTGTGGGCCTCGACCGGCGTCAAGGACCCGGCGTACAAGGACACCCTGTACGTGGACGACCTGGTCGCCCCGGGCACGGTGAACACCATGCCGGAGGCCACCCTGGAGGCCACCGCCGACCACGGCCAGATCGTGGGCGACACCATCCGCGGCACCTACGAGGACTCCCGTCAGGTCCTCGCCGCCGTGGCGAAGCTGGGCATCTCGTACGACGAGGTCGTCCAGCTCCTCGAGGACGAGGGCGTCGACAAGTTCGAGGCGTCCTGGAACGACCTGCTCAAGTCGACCGAGGCGGAGCTCGCCCGCCGCGCACCTTCGGAGGCGTAA
- the tkt gene encoding transketolase: protein MSTKPTTTDLEWTELDQRAVDTARILAADAVQKVGNGHPGTAMSLAPAAYTLFQKVMRHDPADPEWVGRDRFVLSAGHSSLTLYTQLYLGGFGLELDDLKAFRTWGSKTPGHPEYGHTAGVETTTGPLGQGVANAVGMAMAARYERGLFDPEAAEGTSPFDHRIYVIAGDGCLQEGISAEASSLAGHQKLGNLILLWDDNHISIEGDTETAVSEDTMKRYEAYGWHVQRVEPQANGDLDPAALYAAVKAAEAETERPSFIAMRSIIAWPAPNAQNTEAAHGSALGDEEIAATKRVLGFDPEQTFEVSDEVIAHTRSLGDRGREARAAWEKSLAEWRTANPERAAEFDRIQANELPAGWEEKLPVFEAGQGVATRAASGKVLQALGAVIPELWGGSADLAGSNNTTIDKTSSFLPEGNPLPEADKYGRTIHFGIREHSMAAEMNGIALHGNTRIYGGTFLVFSDYMRNAVRLSALMHLPVTYVWTHDSIGLGEDGPTHQPVEHLASLRAIPGLNVVRPADANETAIAWREIMKRHTKVFGKGAPHGLALTRQGVPTYAPNEDAAKGGYVLFEAEGGEAQLVLIATGSEVHLAVEAREQLQAAGVPTRVVSMPSVEWFEEQEQAYKDAVLPPAVTARVAVEAGIGLTWHKYVGDAGRIVSLEHFGASADAKVLFREFGFTPEAIVAAARESLAAAAR, encoded by the coding sequence GTGAGCACTAAGCCGACGACCACAGACCTCGAGTGGACCGAACTGGACCAGCGGGCCGTGGACACCGCCCGCATCCTTGCCGCCGACGCCGTGCAGAAGGTCGGCAACGGCCATCCCGGTACGGCGATGAGCCTCGCGCCCGCCGCGTACACCCTCTTCCAGAAGGTGATGCGGCACGACCCGGCCGACCCGGAGTGGGTGGGCCGTGACCGCTTCGTGCTCTCCGCCGGGCACTCGTCCCTGACCCTCTACACCCAGCTGTACCTGGGCGGCTTCGGTCTCGAGCTCGACGACCTGAAGGCGTTCCGCACCTGGGGCTCCAAGACTCCGGGCCACCCGGAGTACGGCCACACGGCGGGCGTGGAGACGACCACCGGCCCGCTGGGCCAGGGCGTCGCCAACGCCGTGGGCATGGCCATGGCGGCCCGCTACGAGCGCGGCCTGTTCGACCCGGAGGCCGCCGAGGGCACCTCTCCCTTCGATCACCGCATCTACGTGATCGCCGGCGACGGCTGCCTCCAGGAGGGCATCTCCGCCGAGGCCTCCTCGCTCGCGGGCCACCAGAAGCTCGGCAACCTGATCCTGCTGTGGGACGACAACCACATCTCGATCGAGGGCGACACCGAGACCGCCGTGTCCGAGGACACGATGAAGCGGTACGAGGCCTACGGCTGGCACGTCCAGCGCGTGGAGCCGCAGGCCAACGGCGACCTGGACCCGGCCGCGCTGTACGCCGCGGTCAAGGCCGCCGAGGCCGAGACGGAGCGCCCCTCGTTCATCGCGATGCGCTCGATCATCGCCTGGCCGGCGCCGAACGCCCAGAACACCGAGGCCGCGCACGGCTCGGCGCTGGGCGACGAGGAGATCGCGGCCACCAAGCGCGTCCTCGGCTTCGACCCGGAGCAGACCTTCGAGGTCTCCGACGAGGTCATCGCGCACACCCGCTCGCTCGGCGACCGCGGCCGCGAGGCCCGCGCCGCCTGGGAGAAGTCGCTCGCCGAGTGGCGCACCGCCAACCCGGAGCGGGCGGCCGAGTTCGACCGCATCCAGGCCAACGAGCTCCCGGCCGGCTGGGAGGAGAAGCTCCCGGTCTTCGAGGCGGGCCAGGGCGTCGCGACGCGTGCCGCGTCCGGCAAGGTCCTGCAGGCGCTCGGCGCGGTGATCCCGGAGCTGTGGGGCGGCTCGGCCGACCTCGCCGGGTCCAACAACACCACGATCGACAAGACGTCCTCCTTCCTCCCGGAGGGCAACCCGCTGCCCGAGGCGGACAAGTACGGCCGGACGATCCACTTCGGCATCCGCGAGCACTCCATGGCCGCGGAGATGAACGGCATCGCCCTGCACGGCAACACCCGCATCTACGGCGGCACCTTCCTGGTGTTCTCCGACTACATGCGCAACGCCGTCCGGCTGTCCGCACTGATGCACCTGCCGGTGACGTACGTGTGGACGCACGACTCGATCGGCCTCGGCGAGGACGGCCCGACCCACCAGCCGGTGGAGCACCTGGCCTCGCTGCGCGCGATCCCGGGCCTCAACGTCGTCCGCCCGGCCGACGCCAACGAGACGGCGATCGCCTGGCGCGAGATCATGAAGCGTCACACCAAGGTGTTCGGCAAGGGTGCGCCGCACGGCCTGGCCCTCACCCGCCAGGGAGTGCCGACCTACGCGCCGAACGAGGACGCGGCCAAGGGCGGCTACGTGCTGTTCGAGGCGGAAGGCGGCGAGGCGCAGCTGGTGCTGATCGCGACCGGTTCCGAGGTGCACCTGGCCGTCGAGGCCCGGGAGCAGCTGCAGGCCGCCGGCGTCCCGACCCGCGTGGTCTCGATGCCGTCGGTGGAGTGGTTCGAGGAGCAGGAGCAGGCGTACAAGGACGCGGTCCTGCCGCCGGCCGTCACCGCGCGCGTCGCGGTCGAGGCCGGGATCGGTCTGACCTGGCACAAGTACGTCGGCGACGCCGGCCGGATCGTCTCGCTGGAGCACTTCGGTGCCTCGGCCGACGCGAAGGTGCTCTTCCGCGAGTTCGGCTTCACGCCGGAGGCGATCGTCGCCGCCGCGCGGGAATCCCTCGCCGCCGCCGCGCGCTGA
- a CDS encoding heme o synthase: MTAVESRPAGVVLTPSPGGHRPFGARVKAFVALTKPRIIELLLITTVPVMFLAEQGVPDLWLVLATCFGGYLSAGGANALNMYIDRDIDALMDRTSQRPLVTGVLTPREGLVFGLTLAVVSTLWFGLLVNWLSAALSLGALLFYVVVYTMILKRRTTQNIVWGGIAGCLPVLIGWSAVTNSMSWAAVILFLVIFFWTPPHYWPLSMKVKDDYARAGVPMLPVLASNKVVAKQIVLYSWVMVAVSLLLTPLGYTGWFYTAVALATGGWWLWEAHALLNRAKAGATGAKLKEMRLFHWSITYVSLLFVAVAVDPFLR; encoded by the coding sequence GTGACGGCCGTCGAGTCCCGACCCGCAGGGGTCGTCTTGACTCCCAGCCCGGGGGGCCATCGGCCGTTCGGGGCCCGCGTCAAGGCATTCGTGGCGCTGACCAAGCCGCGGATCATCGAGCTGCTGCTCATCACCACCGTTCCGGTGATGTTCCTCGCCGAGCAGGGCGTGCCCGACCTGTGGCTCGTGCTCGCCACGTGTTTCGGCGGATACCTGTCGGCGGGTGGCGCGAATGCGCTCAACATGTACATCGACCGCGACATCGACGCGCTGATGGACCGCACGTCGCAGCGTCCGCTCGTCACCGGCGTGCTCACTCCGCGTGAGGGCCTGGTCTTCGGACTCACCCTCGCCGTGGTCTCCACGCTCTGGTTCGGACTGCTGGTCAACTGGCTGTCCGCCGCCCTGTCGCTCGGCGCGCTCCTCTTCTACGTCGTGGTCTACACGATGATCCTGAAGCGGCGCACCACCCAGAACATCGTCTGGGGCGGCATCGCCGGCTGCCTGCCGGTGCTCATCGGCTGGTCGGCCGTGACGAACTCGATGTCGTGGGCCGCGGTCATCCTCTTCCTCGTCATCTTCTTCTGGACGCCGCCGCACTACTGGCCGCTGTCGATGAAGGTGAAGGACGACTACGCCCGCGCGGGCGTGCCCATGCTGCCGGTGCTCGCCTCCAACAAGGTCGTCGCCAAGCAGATCGTGCTCTACAGCTGGGTGATGGTCGCCGTCTCGCTGCTGCTCACCCCGCTGGGCTACACCGGCTGGTTCTACACGGCCGTGGCGCTGGCCACCGGCGGCTGGTGGCTGTGGGAGGCGCACGCCCTGCTCAACCGCGCCAAGGCGGGTGCCACGGGCGCCAAGCTCAAGGAGATGCGCCTCTTCCACTGGTCCATCACCTATGTGTCGCTGCTCTTCGTGGCGGTCGCGGTGGACCCCTTCCTGCGCTAG
- a CDS encoding amidohydrolase family protein: protein MIDTPSLVDQYCHGVLRTELGLGTFETHLAPSSALPAAGTTFFDTQTGFAVRRWCPPLLGLEPHCPPARYLARRRELGVVEAGRRLLRSSGITAYLVDTGLPGDLTGPAELAATGGAAAHEIVRLELLAQQVADTSGTVEAFLANLAEAVHGAAAGAVAFLSVAAVRGGLVAAPEPPWPGQVRGAAGRWLARRRAGGALDDPVLLRHLLWIAVGSGRPLQLYVGERDPSDLAGFASATGGLGTDLVLLHGYPHHRQAARLAAHHPHVYADLGPVVARTGARAAGVLAEFLELAPFGKLLFSSGARGLPELHVVAASIFRGALSRVLGEWVADGAWSRADAQRVAGMLAADNARRVYRLG, encoded by the coding sequence ATGATCGACACTCCGAGCCTGGTGGACCAGTACTGCCACGGGGTGCTCCGTACGGAGCTCGGCCTCGGCACCTTCGAGACGCACCTCGCCCCGTCCTCCGCGCTCCCGGCGGCCGGCACCACCTTCTTCGACACCCAGACCGGCTTCGCGGTCCGCCGCTGGTGCCCGCCGCTGCTCGGCCTGGAACCGCACTGCCCGCCCGCCCGCTACCTCGCCCGGCGCCGTGAACTCGGCGTCGTCGAGGCGGGCCGGCGCCTGCTGAGGTCCTCCGGCATCACCGCCTACCTGGTCGACACCGGACTCCCCGGCGACCTCACCGGACCCGCCGAGCTCGCCGCCACCGGCGGGGCCGCCGCGCACGAGATCGTCCGCCTGGAGCTCCTCGCCCAGCAGGTCGCCGACACCTCCGGCACCGTCGAGGCCTTCCTGGCCAACCTCGCCGAGGCCGTGCACGGGGCCGCCGCGGGCGCCGTCGCCTTCCTCTCCGTCGCCGCCGTCCGCGGCGGGCTCGTCGCCGCCCCGGAGCCGCCCTGGCCGGGCCAGGTGCGCGGGGCCGCGGGCCGCTGGCTGGCCCGGCGCCGGGCCGGCGGGGCCCTGGACGACCCCGTCCTGCTGCGCCACCTGCTGTGGATCGCGGTCGGCTCCGGGCGGCCCCTCCAGCTGTACGTGGGGGAGCGGGACCCGAGCGACCTGGCCGGTTTCGCGAGCGCCACCGGCGGCCTCGGCACGGACCTGGTGCTGCTGCACGGCTACCCGCACCACCGCCAGGCGGCCCGGCTCGCCGCGCACCACCCGCACGTCTACGCGGACCTCGGCCCGGTCGTCGCGCGCACCGGGGCCCGCGCGGCGGGGGTGCTCGCCGAGTTCCTGGAGCTGGCCCCCTTCGGCAAGCTGCTCTTCTCCAGCGGCGCCCGCGGCCTGCCGGAGCTCCACGTGGTCGCCGCGAGCATCTTCCGCGGCGCCCTCTCCCGGGTCCTGGGCGAGTGGGTCGCTGACGGCGCCTGGTCCCGCGCCGACGCGCAGCGGGTCGCCGGCATGCTCGCGGCGGACAACGCGCGACGGGTCTACCGGCTGGGGTGA
- a CDS encoding Imm49 family immunity protein, with translation MQDVTCHEIDAERIERAREGIRGRTAGHWHDMRYGSGVSLRGLAKARDELLDHVGASLAAGPEAAVPEPRQALRTAAECAIGALGLGCFPEGDWDVRFPLVDETLSSDEQLFDEGWDAGHEVPTARTWTETFALCLLGGVLWTPRRVAGPLLHADYAPAIRSGVPYSRFDSVSGPAELAEMDALCAYLSADGSWGAPVPLRLPDAEERAALARGLDGAGELDPDQALLRVLLDGDREAFDRALADRLDAYRASAEAAGEQAPGSLLPVRTAALAALARQAHGWEPGVRSGYLPEAFLTEPDRDSVG, from the coding sequence GTGCAGGACGTGACATGCCACGAGATCGACGCGGAGCGGATCGAGCGGGCCCGGGAGGGCATCCGCGGGCGGACCGCCGGACACTGGCACGACATGCGCTACGGCAGCGGCGTGTCGCTGCGCGGGCTGGCGAAGGCGCGTGACGAGCTGCTGGACCACGTCGGGGCGTCCCTCGCGGCGGGTCCCGAGGCGGCCGTACCGGAGCCGCGCCAGGCGCTGCGCACCGCGGCCGAGTGCGCCATCGGGGCGCTCGGGCTGGGCTGCTTCCCGGAAGGCGACTGGGACGTCCGGTTCCCCCTGGTCGACGAGACGCTGAGCAGCGACGAGCAGCTCTTCGACGAGGGCTGGGACGCGGGGCACGAGGTGCCCACCGCGCGGACCTGGACCGAGACCTTCGCGCTCTGCCTGCTCGGCGGGGTGCTGTGGACGCCCCGGCGGGTGGCGGGGCCGCTGCTCCACGCGGACTACGCGCCCGCGATCCGCTCCGGGGTCCCGTACTCGCGCTTCGACTCGGTCTCCGGGCCGGCCGAGCTCGCGGAGATGGACGCCCTCTGCGCCTACCTCAGCGCGGACGGCTCCTGGGGGGCACCCGTACCGCTGCGGCTCCCGGACGCGGAGGAGCGGGCGGCGCTGGCCCGGGGGCTCGACGGCGCGGGCGAGCTCGACCCCGACCAGGCCCTGCTGCGGGTGCTGCTCGACGGCGACCGGGAGGCCTTCGACCGGGCCCTCGCCGACCGGCTCGACGCGTACCGCGCGAGCGCCGAGGCGGCGGGGGAGCAGGCCCCCGGGAGCCTGCTGCCGGTGCGGACGGCGGCCCTGGCCGCCCTCGCCCGCCAGGCCCACGGCTGGGAGCCGGGCGTGCGCTCCGGCTACCTGCCCGAGGCGTTCCTGACGGAGCCGGACCGGGACTCCGTCGGCTAG
- a CDS encoding COX15/CtaA family protein, giving the protein MQTPLAYIAQRWTPSPRTLRRAALSAVVMSVVIIVTGGAVRLTGSGLGCDTWPKCTDDSLIVTSEQGIHGAIEFGNRMLTYVLSAAVGWAIVAARSAKPRRRGLSRLGWAQFWIVMSNAVLGGITVWMGLNPWTVAGHFLAANSLLTVAVVTWHRTGEGDGAPKPRVPRPVRKLSWALVLVSALLIALGTTVTGAGKHAGDSSDVPRMPWDWTNAAHVHAIAAWVVCALAVAMWLVLRVVDAPDDTRARARDLLVVLLLQGGIGYVQYFTGVPEVMVAVHMLGSSLMWIAVLRLALSLRERPVTTAPIPAQPDAELASA; this is encoded by the coding sequence GTGCAGACCCCCCTCGCCTACATCGCCCAGCGCTGGACCCCGTCCCCCCGGACGCTCCGGCGCGCCGCGCTCTCCGCCGTCGTGATGAGCGTGGTCATCATCGTCACCGGCGGCGCGGTCCGGCTGACCGGCTCCGGTCTCGGCTGCGACACCTGGCCCAAGTGCACGGACGACAGCCTGATCGTCACCTCCGAGCAGGGCATCCACGGTGCCATCGAGTTCGGCAACCGCATGCTGACCTACGTCCTGTCGGCGGCCGTCGGCTGGGCGATCGTCGCCGCCCGCTCGGCCAAGCCCCGGCGGCGCGGCCTCAGCCGGCTCGGCTGGGCCCAGTTCTGGATCGTGATGAGCAACGCCGTGCTCGGCGGCATCACCGTGTGGATGGGCCTCAACCCGTGGACCGTCGCCGGCCACTTCCTCGCGGCGAACTCGCTCCTCACCGTCGCGGTCGTCACCTGGCACCGCACCGGCGAGGGCGACGGCGCCCCCAAGCCGCGCGTCCCGCGCCCGGTGCGCAAGCTCTCCTGGGCGCTCGTCCTGGTCTCCGCGCTGCTCATCGCGCTCGGCACCACGGTGACGGGCGCCGGCAAGCACGCCGGCGACTCCAGCGACGTGCCGCGGATGCCGTGGGACTGGACGAACGCGGCCCACGTCCACGCCATCGCCGCCTGGGTGGTCTGCGCCCTGGCGGTCGCCATGTGGCTGGTGCTGCGCGTGGTGGACGCCCCGGACGACACCCGGGCCCGCGCCCGCGACCTGCTGGTCGTGCTGCTGCTGCAGGGCGGCATCGGCTACGTCCAGTACTTCACCGGCGTGCCCGAGGTCATGGTCGCGGTGCACATGCTGGGCTCCTCGCTGATGTGGATCGCGGTGCTGCGCCTGGCCCTGAGCCTGCGCGAGCGCCCGGTGACCACGGCCCCGATCCCGGCCCAGCCGGACGCGGAGCTCGCGAGCGCCTGA